Proteins from one Streptomyces genisteinicus genomic window:
- a CDS encoding DEAD/DEAH box helicase has protein sequence MTTTASHHLSPAFPGRAPWGTAGKLRAWQQGAMDRYVQEQPRDFLAVATPGAGKTTFALTLASWLLHHHVVQQVTVVAPTEHLKKQWAAAAARIGIKLDPEYSAGPLSKEYHGVAVTYAGVGVRPMLHRNRCEQRKTLVILDEIHHAGDSKSWGEACLEAFEPATRRLALTGTPFRSDTNPIPFVTYAEGSDGIRRSSADYTYGYGNALGDGVVRPVIFLSYSGNMRWRTKAGDEVEARLGEPMTKDAISQAWRTALDPRGDWMPNVLRAADQRLTEVRKGIPDAGALVIASDQDSARAYAKLIREITGTKATVVLSDEAAASKRIEEFSENDDRWMVAVRMVSEGVDVPRLAVGVYATTISTPLFFAQAVGRFVRSRRRGETASVFLPTIPNLLGFASEMEVERDHALDKPRKEGEEDPYAESEKELAEAEKQQDEDTGEQDMLPFEALESDAVFDRVLYDGAEFGMQAHPGSEEEQDYLGIPGLLEPDQVQLLLQKRQARQIAHSRKKPDSEADLLELPAERRPVVSHKELLELRKQLNTMVGAYVHQSGKPHGVIHTELRRVCGGPPSAEATAGQIRERIKKVQEWATRMR, from the coding sequence ACAGGAGCAGCCGCGCGACTTCCTCGCCGTCGCCACGCCCGGCGCCGGCAAGACGACCTTCGCGCTGACCCTGGCCTCCTGGCTGCTCCACCACCACGTGGTCCAGCAGGTGACGGTGGTCGCGCCGACGGAGCACCTGAAGAAGCAGTGGGCCGCGGCCGCCGCGCGGATAGGGATCAAGCTGGACCCCGAGTACAGCGCGGGTCCGCTGAGCAAGGAGTACCACGGCGTCGCCGTGACCTACGCCGGCGTCGGCGTGCGCCCCATGCTGCACCGCAACCGCTGCGAGCAGCGCAAGACCCTGGTGATCCTCGACGAGATCCACCACGCCGGTGACTCCAAGTCCTGGGGCGAGGCGTGCCTGGAGGCGTTCGAACCGGCGACCCGGCGGCTCGCGCTGACCGGTACGCCGTTCCGTTCGGACACCAACCCGATCCCGTTCGTCACGTACGCGGAGGGCTCCGACGGCATCCGGCGCTCCTCCGCCGACTACACCTACGGCTACGGCAACGCCCTCGGCGACGGCGTCGTGCGGCCGGTGATATTCCTCAGCTACAGCGGCAACATGCGCTGGCGCACCAAGGCAGGCGACGAGGTCGAGGCCCGGCTCGGCGAGCCGATGACCAAGGACGCGATCTCGCAGGCGTGGCGCACCGCCCTCGACCCGCGCGGCGACTGGATGCCCAATGTGCTGCGCGCCGCCGACCAGCGGCTCACCGAGGTCAGGAAGGGCATCCCGGACGCCGGCGCGCTCGTCATCGCCTCCGACCAGGACTCCGCCCGCGCCTACGCCAAACTGATCCGCGAGATCACCGGCACCAAGGCCACCGTGGTGCTCTCCGACGAGGCGGCCGCCTCGAAACGCATCGAGGAGTTCAGCGAGAACGACGACCGCTGGATGGTCGCCGTCCGCATGGTGTCCGAGGGCGTGGACGTCCCGCGCCTCGCGGTCGGCGTCTACGCCACCACCATCTCGACGCCGCTCTTCTTCGCGCAGGCCGTCGGGCGTTTCGTGCGCTCCCGCCGGCGCGGCGAGACCGCGTCGGTCTTCCTGCCGACCATCCCCAACCTGCTCGGCTTCGCCTCCGAGATGGAGGTCGAGCGCGACCACGCCCTCGACAAGCCGCGCAAGGAGGGCGAGGAGGACCCGTACGCCGAGTCCGAGAAGGAACTGGCCGAGGCGGAGAAACAGCAGGACGAGGACACCGGCGAGCAGGACATGCTGCCCTTCGAGGCGCTGGAGTCCGACGCCGTCTTCGACCGGGTGCTGTACGACGGCGCCGAGTTCGGCATGCAGGCCCACCCCGGGAGCGAGGAGGAGCAGGACTACCTCGGCATCCCCGGACTGCTCGAACCGGACCAGGTGCAGCTGCTGCTCCAGAAGCGCCAGGCACGGCAGATCGCCCACAGCCGCAAGAAGCCGGACAGCGAGGCCGACCTCCTCGAACTCCCCGCCGAGCGGCGGCCGGTGGTCTCCCACAAGGAGCTCCTGGAACTGCGCAAGCAGCTCAACACCATGGTCGGCGCGTACGTCCACCAGAGCGGCAAGCCGCACGGGGTGATCCACACCGAGCTGCGCAGGGTGTGCGGCGGGCCGCCGAGCGCGGAGGCCACGGCGGGGCAGATCCGCGAGCGGATCAAGAAGGTCCAGGAGTGGGCCACGCGCATGCGCTGA